From Pseudomonas alcaligenes, a single genomic window includes:
- a CDS encoding GNAT family N-acetyltransferase codes for MLSHLRAWRERGWSPIDATAYAEAWQRFGGSVATHPQVVERLAGLAGIPVRYLGWQVDGELLAAIPTWGRHLALAKDVLKQQGQRGLFDLGNAEIILPVAAGAQVPLRHRARYVSLLNAEQLCTLREQPEGLALAREPEEYSKKFRYNQRREQRLLEEAGGLIRPMLELDASEQARIYADLFQRRWGFEATGKARLADVFTLLREFMTGSVVYLQDAPVAIQVLYRVEAPAWVSLEYINGGVDPQNREFSPGSVLSFVNTQNAWAEARAIGKPLRYSFGRADREYKDRWCNRVAVYQV; via the coding sequence ATGCTGAGTCACCTGCGCGCCTGGCGCGAGCGCGGCTGGAGCCCCATCGATGCAACTGCCTACGCCGAGGCCTGGCAGCGTTTCGGCGGCAGCGTGGCCACCCATCCGCAGGTGGTCGAGCGCCTGGCCGGGCTGGCCGGCATTCCGGTGCGCTACCTCGGCTGGCAGGTCGACGGCGAGCTGCTGGCGGCCATCCCCACCTGGGGCCGGCACCTGGCGCTGGCCAAGGATGTGCTCAAGCAGCAGGGCCAGCGCGGCCTGTTCGACCTGGGCAATGCCGAGATCATCCTGCCCGTCGCCGCCGGTGCGCAGGTGCCGTTGCGCCACCGCGCACGCTACGTGTCACTGCTGAATGCCGAGCAGCTCTGCACCCTGCGCGAACAGCCGGAGGGCCTGGCGCTGGCGCGCGAGCCCGAGGAATACAGCAAGAAGTTCCGTTACAACCAGCGCCGCGAACAGCGCCTGCTGGAAGAGGCGGGCGGCTTGATCCGGCCGATGCTGGAACTGGATGCCAGCGAGCAGGCGCGTATCTATGCCGACCTGTTCCAGCGTCGCTGGGGCTTCGAGGCCACCGGCAAGGCGCGCCTGGCCGACGTGTTCACCTTGCTGCGCGAGTTCATGACCGGCTCGGTGGTGTACCTGCAGGACGCGCCGGTGGCCATCCAGGTGCTCTACCGGGTCGAGGCACCGGCCTGGGTCAGCCTGGAGTACATCAACGGCGGGGTCGATCCGCAGAACCGCGAGTTCAGCCCCGGCAGCGTGCTCAGCTTCGTCAACACGCAAAATGCCTGGGCCGAGGCCCGTGCCATCGGCAAGCCGCTACGCTATTCCTTCGGTCGCGCCGATCGCGAGTACAAGGATCGCTGGTGCAACCGCGTCGCCGTCTACCAGGTGTAA
- the hldE gene encoding bifunctional D-glycero-beta-D-manno-heptose-7-phosphate kinase/D-glycero-beta-D-manno-heptose 1-phosphate adenylyltransferase HldE: protein MKLSMPRYDQAPVLVVGDVMLDRYWHGGTSRISPEAPVPVVKVEQIEDRPGGAANVALNIAALGAPAVLVGVTGEDEAADSLTDSLGAAGVRASFQRIATQPTIVKLRVMSRHQQLLRMDFEEPFNTDAAALAVDVERLLDGVKVLVLSDYGKGALKNHQALVQLARAKGIPVLADPKGKDFSIYRGASLITPNLNEFETIVGHCADEAELVAKGAKLMAELELGALLVTRGEHGMTLLRPEHAPLHLPARAREVFDVTGAGDTVISTLAASIAAGEELPQAVALANLAAGIVVGKLGTAAISAPELRRAVQREQGSERGVLGLEQLQVAIEDARAHGEKIVFTNGCFDILHAGHVTYLEQARAQGDRLVLAVNDDGSVSRLKGPGRPINSVDRRMAVLAGLGAVDWVVSFSEDTPENLLRALKPDVLVKGGDYGIDQVVGAEIVRAYGGEVRVLGLVENSSTTAIVEKIRNK from the coding sequence ATGAAGCTGTCCATGCCGCGTTACGATCAAGCCCCCGTTCTGGTGGTGGGCGATGTCATGCTCGACCGTTACTGGCATGGCGGCACCTCGCGGATTTCTCCCGAGGCGCCGGTGCCGGTGGTCAAGGTCGAGCAGATCGAAGATCGTCCGGGCGGTGCCGCCAACGTCGCGCTGAACATCGCCGCCCTGGGTGCGCCGGCCGTGCTGGTGGGCGTCACCGGTGAAGACGAGGCCGCCGACAGCCTCACCGACAGCCTTGGCGCTGCCGGCGTGCGGGCCAGCTTCCAGCGCATCGCGACGCAGCCGACCATCGTCAAGCTGCGGGTCATGAGCCGCCACCAGCAGCTGCTGCGCATGGACTTCGAAGAGCCCTTCAATACCGACGCCGCGGCCCTGGCCGTGGACGTCGAGCGCCTGCTGGACGGGGTCAAGGTGCTGGTGCTGTCGGACTACGGCAAGGGCGCGCTGAAGAATCACCAGGCGCTGGTGCAGCTGGCGCGGGCCAAGGGCATTCCGGTGCTGGCCGACCCCAAGGGCAAGGATTTCTCCATCTACCGCGGCGCCAGCCTGATCACCCCCAACCTCAACGAATTCGAGACCATCGTCGGCCACTGCGCCGACGAGGCCGAGCTGGTGGCCAAGGGTGCCAAGCTGATGGCCGAGCTGGAGCTGGGCGCGCTGCTGGTGACCCGCGGCGAGCACGGCATGACCCTGCTGCGTCCGGAGCACGCGCCGCTGCATCTGCCGGCCCGCGCCCGTGAAGTGTTCGACGTGACCGGTGCCGGCGACACGGTGATCTCCACCCTGGCCGCCTCCATCGCCGCCGGCGAGGAGCTGCCGCAGGCCGTGGCCCTGGCCAACCTGGCCGCCGGCATCGTGGTCGGCAAGCTGGGTACCGCCGCCATCAGCGCTCCCGAACTGCGCCGTGCGGTGCAGCGCGAGCAGGGCTCCGAGCGCGGTGTGCTGGGCCTGGAACAGCTGCAGGTGGCCATCGAGGACGCCCGCGCCCACGGCGAGAAGATCGTCTTCACCAACGGCTGCTTCGATATCCTGCATGCCGGCCACGTGACCTACCTGGAGCAGGCCCGCGCCCAGGGCGACCGCCTGGTGCTGGCGGTCAACGACGACGGTTCGGTGTCGCGCCTCAAGGGCCCGGGGCGGCCGATCAACTCGGTGGATCGGCGCATGGCCGTGCTGGCCGGCCTCGGTGCGGTGGACTGGGTGGTGAGTTTCAGCGAGGACACCCCGGAGAACCTGCTGCGCGCGCTCAAGCCGGATGTGCTGGTCAAGGGCGGCGACTATGGCATCGACCAGGTGGTCGGCGCCGAGATCGTCCGCGCCTACGGTGGCGAAGTGCGGGTGCTGGGTCTGGTGGAAAACAGCTCGACCACCGCCATCGTCGAGAAGATCCGCAACAAGTAA
- a CDS encoding PIG-L deacetylase family protein, producing the protein MSARKQQLLKRHRRHKRIALLVTLLVLVLLGVFVAWWWVPLLLVLGWIGHEAWFADHLFYAPDDDYHYEFPTGTPCLLARISDGQLHLDGEPGAAQTLILELEVRATWLGRFLDPRIWLGDDRQDMERRVDGLRYFNLSGQADALRSGTLRLRGQFCRLGGEGRLFALSNPDYTERRVMVIAPHADDAELAAFGLYSRAAEASIVTLTQGEIEAEDYQRLGLALPEAARLKGRLRAWDSLAVPLWGGVPQSRCVQLGYYCLQLPAMAEQPAQAFGSRESAEADVRSVRRHNPLTLPGDADGVPSWNNLVADLAALLEHFRPEVLVTPHPELDPHSDHVAATRALLAAIQISAWQPQTLLLYANHLHDNDRWPMGPAGHGIALPPAMTALPADGLWSPLLPAAVQLDKAMALAMQHDLQGPLPPKKRLRRLIQRLLAGRRWPATGEDEFFRKAVRRHELFWVRPLGE; encoded by the coding sequence ATGAGTGCACGCAAACAGCAACTGCTCAAACGCCATCGCCGGCACAAACGCATCGCCCTGCTGGTGACCCTGCTGGTGCTGGTGCTGCTCGGCGTGTTCGTCGCCTGGTGGTGGGTGCCGCTGCTGTTGGTGCTGGGCTGGATCGGCCACGAGGCCTGGTTCGCCGACCACCTGTTCTACGCGCCGGACGACGACTACCACTACGAGTTCCCGACCGGCACGCCCTGCCTGCTGGCGCGCATCAGCGACGGCCAGCTGCATCTGGACGGCGAGCCGGGCGCGGCGCAAACCCTGATTCTGGAGCTGGAAGTGCGGGCCACCTGGCTCGGCCGCTTTCTCGATCCGCGCATCTGGCTGGGTGACGACCGCCAGGACATGGAGCGCCGCGTCGACGGCCTGCGCTACTTCAACCTGTCCGGACAGGCCGATGCCCTGCGCAGCGGCACCCTGCGCCTGCGCGGGCAGTTCTGCCGGCTGGGCGGCGAGGGCCGCCTGTTCGCCCTGAGCAACCCCGATTACACCGAGCGTCGCGTGATGGTCATCGCCCCGCACGCCGACGACGCCGAACTGGCCGCCTTCGGCCTATACAGCCGCGCCGCCGAGGCCAGCATCGTCACCCTGACCCAGGGCGAGATCGAGGCCGAGGATTACCAGCGCCTGGGCCTGGCGCTGCCCGAGGCGGCGCGCCTGAAGGGCCGCCTGCGCGCCTGGGACAGCCTGGCCGTGCCGTTGTGGGGGGGGGTGCCGCAGAGCCGCTGCGTACAGCTCGGCTACTACTGCCTGCAACTACCCGCGATGGCCGAGCAGCCCGCACAGGCCTTTGGCTCGCGCGAGTCCGCCGAGGCCGACGTGCGCAGCGTGCGCCGCCATAACCCGCTGACGCTGCCGGGCGATGCCGATGGCGTGCCGAGCTGGAACAATCTGGTGGCCGACCTGGCTGCGCTGCTCGAGCATTTCCGCCCCGAGGTGCTGGTCACCCCGCATCCCGAGCTGGATCCGCACAGTGACCATGTCGCCGCCACCCGCGCCCTGCTGGCGGCAATCCAGATCAGCGCCTGGCAGCCGCAGACCCTGCTGCTCTATGCCAACCACCTGCACGACAACGACCGCTGGCCGATGGGCCCGGCCGGCCATGGCATCGCCCTGCCGCCGGCCATGACCGCGCTGCCGGCCGATGGCCTGTGGAGTCCGCTGCTGCCCGCCGCAGTGCAGCTGGACAAGGCCATGGCCCTGGCCATGCAGCACGACCTGCAGGGCCCGCTGCCACCCAAGAAGCGCCTGCGCCGCCTGATCCAGCGCCTGCTGGCCGGGCGCCGCTGGCCGGCCACCGGCGAGGACGAGTTCTTCCGCAAGGCGGTACGCCGTCACGAGCTGTTCTGGGTGCGCCCATTAGGCGAGTGA
- a CDS encoding metal ABC transporter ATPase, whose amino-acid sequence MPRLLARKDPSTFKTLPLHVEASADGLHYQALGLPLNFAQMLERRQPLQVAGPQHFVAELANLGVSVRLTLAWQGRDYLLLVRQRRPDRGDVVLKLISGYVPAHELNLPLLTALQEVAEECLIETADGWLGGRFGDTWLPTPYQPLRYRESSHFRLSPLSGAARPVQCGNLTLIERPHAYVHLPTASLQLVYDLRLELPRDCRQPSLFHVDECLEDGQLLARLERRRPDIYLLALRQGRPSGELFSLRQGTLVPASTRGLWLSESFAEQDGWLVRAERIRWKDWLARQQPTQAGRRKTG is encoded by the coding sequence ATGCCGAGACTGCTCGCGCGCAAAGACCCCAGCACCTTCAAGACCCTGCCGCTGCACGTGGAAGCCAGCGCCGACGGCCTGCACTACCAGGCCCTGGGCCTGCCGCTGAACTTCGCCCAGATGCTTGAACGGCGCCAGCCGCTGCAGGTCGCCGGGCCCCAGCACTTCGTCGCCGAACTGGCCAACCTCGGCGTCTCGGTGCGCCTGACCCTGGCCTGGCAGGGCCGCGACTACCTGCTGCTGGTGCGCCAGCGCCGCCCGGATCGCGGCGACGTGGTGCTCAAGTTGATTTCCGGCTACGTACCGGCCCATGAGCTGAACCTGCCGCTGCTCACCGCGTTGCAGGAAGTCGCCGAGGAGTGCCTGATCGAGACAGCCGACGGCTGGCTGGGCGGGCGCTTCGGCGACACCTGGCTGCCAACGCCCTACCAGCCGCTGCGCTACCGCGAGAGCAGCCACTTCCGCCTCAGCCCGCTGTCCGGCGCCGCGCGCCCGGTGCAGTGCGGCAACCTGACCCTGATCGAGCGGCCGCACGCCTACGTGCACCTGCCCACCGCCTCGCTGCAGCTGGTCTACGACCTGCGCCTGGAACTGCCCAGGGATTGCCGCCAGCCCAGCCTGTTTCATGTCGACGAATGCCTGGAGGACGGCCAGCTGCTCGCCCGCCTGGAGCGCCGCCGGCCGGACATCTACCTGCTGGCGCTGCGCCAGGGACGCCCCAGCGGTGAGCTGTTCAGCCTGCGCCAGGGCACCCTAGTACCGGCCAGCACCCGCGGCCTGTGGCTATCGGAAAGCTTTGCCGAGCAGGACGGCTGGCTGGTGCGCGCCGAACGCATCCGCTGGAAGGACTGGCTGGCCCGGCAGCAGCCGACCCAGGCAGGCAGGCGCAAGACCGGCTGA
- the msbA gene encoding lipid A export permease/ATP-binding protein MsbA, which produces MANSTQQSSLRVYLRLLKYVVPYWGMFSISIVGFLIFASTQPLFGYMLKYFVDGLEHPDASFFAGVPHLGNIALLTDLNLVQVVPLLIVLIAIWQGIGSFLGNYYLARVSLGLVHDLRVELFNNLLTLPNRYFDNNNSGHLISRITYNVTMVTGAATDAIKVVVREGMTVIFLFASLLWMNWKLTLVMVAILPLIAVMVGSASKKFRKQSKKIQAAMGDVTHVASETIQGFRVVRSFGGEEYERGRFLAVTDDNRRKQLSMVKTGAIYTPTLQLVIYCAMAVLMFLVLFMRGDASAGDLVAYITMAGLLPKPIRQLSEVSSNIQKGLAGADSIFEQLDSEPEIDTGSEERSRVSGRLEVRGLTFQYPGAEKPVLNDISFIAEPGQMVALVGRSGSGKSTLASLIPRFYHHEQGQILLDDLDVEQYRLRNLRQHIALVTQHVTLFNDSVSNNIAYGDLAGAPLAEVRQAAEAAYAAEFIEKMPQGYDTLVGENGVLLSGGQRQRLAIARALLKNAPLLILDEATSALDTESERHIQGALDEVMKGRTTLVIAHRLSTIEKADLILVMDQGQIVERGSHAELLAQNGYYARLHAKQFEEGGADVAQEQDA; this is translated from the coding sequence ATGGCCAATTCTACCCAGCAATCCAGCCTGAGGGTTTACCTGCGGTTGCTGAAATACGTGGTTCCCTACTGGGGAATGTTCAGCATCAGCATCGTGGGCTTCCTGATCTTCGCCTCGACCCAGCCGCTGTTCGGCTACATGCTGAAGTATTTCGTCGATGGCCTGGAGCATCCGGATGCCAGCTTCTTCGCTGGCGTGCCCCACCTGGGCAATATCGCGCTGCTCACCGACCTCAACCTGGTGCAGGTGGTACCGCTGCTGATCGTGCTGATCGCCATCTGGCAGGGCATTGGCTCCTTCCTCGGCAACTACTACCTGGCGCGGGTATCCCTGGGCCTGGTGCACGACCTGCGCGTCGAGCTGTTCAACAACCTGCTGACCCTGCCCAACCGCTACTTCGACAACAACAACTCCGGGCACCTGATCTCGCGTATCACCTACAACGTGACCATGGTCACCGGTGCGGCCACCGACGCGATCAAGGTGGTGGTGCGCGAAGGCATGACGGTGATCTTCCTGTTCGCCTCGCTGCTGTGGATGAACTGGAAGCTGACCCTGGTGATGGTCGCCATCCTGCCGCTGATCGCCGTGATGGTCGGTAGCGCCAGCAAGAAATTCCGCAAGCAGAGCAAGAAGATCCAGGCGGCCATGGGCGATGTCACCCATGTCGCCTCGGAAACCATCCAGGGCTTTCGCGTGGTGCGCAGCTTCGGCGGCGAAGAGTACGAGCGCGGGCGTTTCCTGGCGGTGACCGACGACAACCGCCGCAAGCAGCTGAGCATGGTCAAGACCGGGGCGATCTACACCCCCACCCTGCAGCTGGTGATCTACTGCGCCATGGCCGTGCTGATGTTCCTCGTGCTGTTCATGCGCGGCGACGCTTCGGCGGGCGACCTGGTGGCCTATATCACCATGGCCGGCCTGCTGCCCAAGCCGATCCGTCAGCTGTCCGAAGTCAGCTCGAATATCCAGAAGGGCCTGGCTGGCGCCGACAGCATCTTCGAGCAGCTCGACAGCGAGCCCGAGATCGATACCGGCAGCGAGGAGCGCAGCCGTGTCAGCGGTCGCCTCGAAGTGCGCGGGCTGACCTTCCAGTACCCGGGCGCCGAGAAACCGGTGCTGAATGACATCTCCTTCATCGCCGAGCCGGGGCAGATGGTGGCGCTGGTCGGCCGCTCCGGCAGCGGCAAGTCGACCCTGGCCAGCCTGATCCCGCGCTTCTACCACCATGAGCAGGGACAGATCCTTCTCGACGACCTGGATGTCGAGCAGTACCGCCTGCGCAACCTGCGCCAGCACATCGCCCTGGTCACCCAGCACGTCACCTTGTTCAACGACAGCGTGAGCAACAACATCGCTTACGGCGACCTGGCCGGTGCGCCGCTGGCCGAAGTACGCCAGGCGGCCGAGGCGGCCTATGCCGCCGAGTTCATCGAGAAGATGCCGCAGGGCTACGACACCTTGGTCGGCGAGAACGGCGTGCTGCTCTCCGGCGGCCAGCGCCAGCGCCTGGCGATTGCCCGCGCGCTGCTGAAGAACGCACCGCTGCTGATTCTCGACGAGGCCACCTCGGCGCTGGACACCGAATCCGAGCGGCATATCCAGGGTGCCCTGGACGAAGTGATGAAGGGCCGTACCACCCTGGTCATCGCCCACCGCCTGAGTACCATCGAGAAGGCCGACCTGATCCTGGTGATGGATCAGGGGCAGATCGTCGAGCGTGGCAGCCATGCCGAGCTGCTGGCGCAGAACGGCTACTACGCGCGTCTGCACGCCAAGCAGTTCGAAGAGGGCGGCGCCGACGTCGCGCAGGAGCAGGACGCCTGA